From the genome of Triticum aestivum cultivar Chinese Spring chromosome 3B, IWGSC CS RefSeq v2.1, whole genome shotgun sequence, one region includes:
- the LOC123072544 gene encoding probable ribosomal protein S11, mitochondrial: protein MAARPLGLAGRALLRPLASPGAQRLLSTDKGPLQGLMNAGDPMSRLIMQARNQTDGGFPRHFAENGFTAGGGRMGGNGFTTADGRMGGNGFTAGDGRMGGNGFTALGGRMGGTGFTVGGGRSGRFNMEMLRPAGAPRVKRDVLHVTLKGKKTFVTVTDVKGNRKAGASAGCLEDRKGRSRLARYAGEATGEHMGRVASKIGLKSVVVKVKGYSFFRKKKKVIMGFADGFRGERVRTPSPIMYVHDVTQLAHNGCRLPKKVRK, encoded by the exons ATGGCAGCGAGGCCCCTCGGGCTCGCCGGCCGAGCACTCCTGCGACCGCTCGCCTCACCAGGCGCCCAGCGCCTGCTGTCAACTGACAAG GGCCCATTGCAGGGCCTCATGAACGCCGGTGATCCGATGAGCCGCCTCATCATGCAAGCACGGAACCAGACTGACGGCGGTTTTCCCCGTCATTTTGCTGAGAACGGATTCACAGCCGGTGGTGGAAGGATGGGTGGAAACGGATTTACAACTGCTGATGGCAGGATGGGGGGAAACGGATTCACAGCCGGTGATGGCAGGATGGGTGGAAACGGATTCACAGCCCTTGGTGGCAGGATGGGTGGAACCGGATTCACTGTCGGTGGTGGCAGGTCCGGCCGGTTTAACATGGAAATGCTGCGGCCAGCAGGGGCTCCGCGAGTAAAGAGGGACGTTCTCCACGTCACGCTCAAGGGGAAGAAGACCTTTGTGACTGTGACGGACGTCAAGGGGAACAGGAAGGCTGGGGCTTCCGCCGGCTGTTTGGAGGATCGAAAGGGGCGGTCTCGTCTTGCTCGGTATGCTGGTGAAGCAACAGGGGAACACATGGGGCGAGTTGCCAGCAAGATTGGCCTCAAGTCGGTCGTTGTGAAGGTGAAAGGATACTCCTTtttcaggaagaagaagaaggtgatcATGGGCTTTGCGGATGGTTTCCGTGGCGAAAGAGTGAGGACCCCGTCTCCTATCATGTATGTCCACGACGTGACCCAGCTTGCGCATAATGGTTGCCGGCTGCCCAAAAAGGTAAGGAAGTAA
- the LOC123067959 gene encoding probable NADPH:quinone oxidoreductase 2, whose translation MQAAKMCEESIPGLQIDHVDISDLPLLNTDLENVDGNAFPAAVEAFRGTVRGADCFLFASPEYNYSISGPLKNALDWGSRPPNVWADRAGAIVSASGKSGGKRSAYHIRQVGVFLDIHFINKPEGFVSARHPQSKFDDDGNLVDPETGELLRNILLSLQAFALRLIHGNSPANSGQAS comes from the exons ATGCAAGCCGCCAAGATGTGCGAGGAGTCCATCCCGGGGCTGCAGATCGACCACGTCGACATCTCCGACCTGCCGCTCCTCAACACCGACCTCGAGAACGTCGACGGCAACGCCTTCCCGGCCGCCGTCGAGGCGTTCCGGGGCACGGTCCGCGGCGCCGACTGCTTCCTCTTCGCCTCCCCCGAGTACAACTACTCCATCTCAG GCCCTCTGAAGAACGCGCTGGACTGGGGGTCGCGGCCGCCGAACGTGTGGGCGGACAGGGCCGGCGCCATAGTGAGCGCGTCGGGGAAGTCCGGCGGCAAGAGGTCGGCGTACCACATCCGGCAGGTCGGGGTCTTCCTCGACATCCACTTCATCAACAAGCCGGAGGGGTTCGTCTCGGCGCGCCATCCGCAGAGCAAGTTCGACGACGACGGCAACCTCGTCGACCCGGAGACCGGGGAGCTGCTGAGGAACATCCTTCTTTCCCTGCAAGCGTTCGCGCTCAGGCTCATCCACGGCAACTCTCCTGCAAACTCTGGACAGGCTAGTTAA